The window AAACACTTAACATTTTATTAAAAAAAGGAGGTAAAATATGGTCTCCAACGCGGTGATGCTGACTTTCTTATATGCCATAGAACCTGTATATAATGTTTTGAATATGTCCCTCAGTGAGGATTATTTCCGTTTATTAATGTTAATTGTGGTAGTGGTTCTGGTAGCTATTCTCGCCGAAAGAATTGAAAAAATAAGAAAATTAAATGAATTAAACCAGAAATTAAAAATTCAAACTGATAAACTGGAAGATGCTAATCAGGAACTGGAAGCATTTGCTTATTCGGTATCACACGATTTGAGAGTTCCATTAAGAGCCATAGACGGCTTTTCCCGCATACTGGTAGAGGATTATGAGGACAAACTGGACGAAGAAGGGATAAGGCTCCTTAACATTGTAAGGGACAACACCGCTAAAATGGGACATCTCATTGACGATATTCTGTTATTATCCCGGGCCAGCCGCCAGGAAATGAAACTCAATGAACTGGACATGACTGCCCTGGCCAACAGTGTTTACCAGGAATTCCAGACTGATGTGGAAGGAAGGGATATCCAGTTCACTGTGGGTGACCTGCCCCATGCCTACGGTGACCGGGCCATGATGGGCCAAGTATTCCAGAACCTCATTGGAAACGCCATTAAATTTACCCGTAGCCGAAACCCAGCCCTAATTGAAGTAGGGGGAGAAGTAAAAGATAAGGAACTGGTTTACTATGTCAAAGATAATGGTGCGGGTTTTGACATGAAATACATCAACAAATTATTCGGACTTTTCCAGAGATTACACAGCCCAGAAGAGTTCGAAGGAACTGGTGTAGGACTTTCCATAGTACAAAGGGTTATTAGACGGCACGGAGGCCGTGTGTGGGGTGAAGGATCCGTGGATGAAGGTGCAACCATCTTCTTCGCCCTCCCTAAAGATATGCCCAAACAAAAGTGAGAATATTCCAAAAATTTTAATGTAAATCAAAATGAAACAGTATAAATAATCAAATGGACGGTGTGTTTAATGGATTTAGAAGAGGCTGATATTTTACTGGTGGAAGATAACCCTACCGATGCCGAACTTACCATGAGGGCACTAAAAAGGAAAAATCTAGCCAACCAGGTAGTATGGGTAAAGGACGGAGCAGAAGCCCTTGATTTTATATTTGCCACAGGTCAGTTTGCCCACCGAAATGTGGAAAACTTTCCAAAACTCATATTATTAGATCTGAGAATGCCTAAAATAGATGGGCTGGAAGTACTGCAGCGGATCAAAGCTGATGAACGAACCAACCGCATCCCCGTGGTTGTTTTAACTTCATCCCAGGAAGACCGGGATATTGTGGAAAGCTACAAGTTAGGAGTAAATAGTTACGTCAGCAAACCCGTAGAATTCGATGATTTCATCGAAGCAGTATCCACCCTCGGATTTTACTGGATGTTAATTAACAATCCCCCTAATGATTAATAGGATTCCATACCCTTTAATCATATAACTTAACCAAATTATTAGAATAATCCAACTAGTGGTAACCTTAATGAGTAATTCCCCAGTGATTTTATGGAAGAAGAGATTAAAGTCTTGATCCTGGAAGATGTTCCTTTGGACGCCGAACTGATAGAAAGGGAACTTAGAAAAGAAGGTTTTGATTTTACCAGTCATCGTGTTGAACGGGAAGAGGAGTACCGTAGTGAAGTGGAAAAATGGAACCCCCACATAATACTGGCTGACCATTCCCTACCCCAGTTCGACGGAGTCTCTGCACTTAAAATAGCCCATGAACAATCCCCCACCACGCCATTCATATTTGTCAGTGGTAAGATTGGGGAAGAATTCGCAGTAGAGATGCTTAAAAAAGGAGCAACAGACTACGTTCTAAAACATAACCTATCTAAACTAGGATACGCTGTGCGAAGAGCCCTCACTGAGGCTCAGGAACATTTGGAGAAGAAAATAGCCCAGGAAGCACTCCTGGAAAGTGAAAAAAAATATCGGGCACTTTTTGAAAAAACCAAAAACCCTACTATAGTGTTTACTGAAGACGGGAGTTTTAATGATTTCAACCAGGCCACACTTGATTTTATGGAGGCAGAACCAGAAGAACTCCTCCAGCAGAAAATTCATCACTTCACACTCCCCGAAGCAAGCCCCGTGCAGTTAAAAGACTGGACTGCCGGGAGAATAGTGGAGTTACCCCTGAAGATCAAAGGTGAAGTTAAAATACTAGAATTGACCATCACCCCGGTAGAACTGGGTGATAATAGAATAATTTTCGCCACTGGTCGGGACCTCACCCATCAGAAAAGAATGGAAAACGCCCTGAAAGAAAGTGAAGAAAAATACCGGCTCCTGGTTGAAAACCAGACCGACATGGTGGTTAAATTCGATCCCGAGGGAAAAGTTCTCTTTGCCAGTCCATCTTACTGCGAGGTTCTGGGACGTACCGAGGAAAGTATTCTGGGAAGTAATTTCCTCCCCCTGGTACACCAGGATGACCTTAAAAAAACCCAGAGAGCCCTGGAAAAACTACACCGACCCCCTTACGTAGTG of the Methanobacterium formicicum genome contains:
- a CDS encoding sensor histidine kinase, with product MVSNAVMLTFLYAIEPVYNVLNMSLSEDYFRLLMLIVVVVLVAILAERIEKIRKLNELNQKLKIQTDKLEDANQELEAFAYSVSHDLRVPLRAIDGFSRILVEDYEDKLDEEGIRLLNIVRDNTAKMGHLIDDILLLSRASRQEMKLNELDMTALANSVYQEFQTDVEGRDIQFTVGDLPHAYGDRAMMGQVFQNLIGNAIKFTRSRNPALIEVGGEVKDKELVYYVKDNGAGFDMKYINKLFGLFQRLHSPEEFEGTGVGLSIVQRVIRRHGGRVWGEGSVDEGATIFFALPKDMPKQK
- a CDS encoding response regulator — its product is MDLEEADILLVEDNPTDAELTMRALKRKNLANQVVWVKDGAEALDFIFATGQFAHRNVENFPKLILLDLRMPKIDGLEVLQRIKADERTNRIPVVVLTSSQEDRDIVESYKLGVNSYVSKPVEFDDFIEAVSTLGFYWMLINNPPND
- a CDS encoding response regulator; this translates as MEEEIKVLILEDVPLDAELIERELRKEGFDFTSHRVEREEEYRSEVEKWNPHIILADHSLPQFDGVSALKIAHEQSPTTPFIFVSGKIGEEFAVEMLKKGATDYVLKHNLSKLGYAVRRALTEAQEHLEKKIAQEALLESEKKYRALFEKTKNPTIVFTEDGSFNDFNQATLDFMEAEPEELLQQKIHHFTLPEASPVQLKDWTAGRIVELPLKIKGEVKILELTITPVELGDNRIIFATGRDLTHQKRMENALKESEEKYRLLVENQTDMVVKFDPEGKVLFASPSYCEVLGRTEESILGSNFLPLVHQDDLKKTQRALEKLHRPPYVVFLEHRLLTMNGWRWIAWADKAIMNEQGELEAFVGVGRDITERKLAEDRIMRSLKEKELLLREIHHRVKNNLQIVSTLLSLQSSKIKDQKVIDLYRESQNRILSIALIHENLYQSEDLTNINFASYVKNLINDLFHSYGVDPNQIRIEMDIEEVIMNIETAIPGGLIVNELISNTLKHAFPQGQGKIHLELTKKDGNHILKIRDNGKPFPEDFEVAETDTLGMKLILNLVQQLDGKITLNKTNKEFTIEFKELKYKERI